From the Pirellulales bacterium genome, one window contains:
- the tssE gene encoding type VI secretion system baseplate subunit TssE, with amino-acid sequence MTRIDLQQALTPSMLDRLVDPESGGTRARAGYGVEQIIAAVRRDLEDLLNTRRAVVDLPAEFPELRRSPIGFGIPDFGSIPTSTPQQQESIGAMLEATIERFEPRLRDVHVILVEESRAGRQLNVRFQIEARLSIEPYPDISFETIVELTTGCTSIRAMK; translated from the coding sequence ATGACACGAATCGATCTTCAGCAAGCGCTCACCCCGTCGATGCTCGATCGGCTGGTCGATCCCGAGTCGGGCGGCACACGGGCTCGCGCCGGCTATGGCGTCGAGCAGATCATCGCGGCCGTGAGGCGCGATTTGGAGGATCTGCTGAACACACGCCGCGCGGTGGTCGACTTGCCGGCAGAATTTCCCGAGTTGCGCCGTTCGCCGATCGGATTTGGCATCCCCGATTTTGGGTCGATTCCGACCTCGACGCCGCAGCAACAAGAATCGATCGGAGCCATGCTCGAAGCGACCATCGAACGGTTCGAGCCGCGGCTGCGCGACGTGCATGTGATCCTGGTCGAAGAGAGCCGTGCCGGCCGGCAGTTGAATGTGCGATTCCAAATCGAGGCTCGGCTGTCGATCGAACCGTATCCCGATATTTCGTTTGAAACAATCGTCGAGCTGACGACCGGTTGCACGTCGATTCGGGCCATGAAATAA